One Peromyscus leucopus breed LL Stock chromosome 2, UCI_PerLeu_2.1, whole genome shotgun sequence DNA window includes the following coding sequences:
- the Pef1 gene encoding peflin — MASYPYGQSCPEAAGQAPGAPPGGYYPGPPHGGGQYGSGLPPGGGYGGPAPGGPYGYPSAGGLPSGAPTGPYGGVPPGGPYGQPPPSSYGAQHPGPYGQGGVPPNVDPEAYSWFQSVDADHSGYISLKELKQALVNSNWSSFNDETCLMMINMFDKTKSGRIDVVGFSALWKFLQQWKSLFQQYDRDRSGSISSAELQQALSQMGYNLSPQFTQLLVSRYCPRSATPAMQLDCFIKVCTQLQVLTEAFREKDTAVQGHVRLSFEDFVTMTASRML, encoded by the exons ATGGCCAGCTATCCGTACGGGCAG AGTTGCCCAGAAGCTGCAGGACAGGCACCTGGAGCACCCCCGGGTGGCTACTACCCCGGACCTCCCCATGGTGGGGGCCAGTATGGCAGTGGACTCCCCCCTGGTGGTGGTTATGGAGGTCCTGCCCCTGGAGGGCCCTATGGataccccagtgctgggggactCCCCTCTGGAGCTCCAACTGGACCATATGGTGGTGTACCTCCAGGGGGCCCCTACGGTCAGCCACCTCCAAGTTCCTATGGTGCCCAGCATCCTGGACCTTATGGACAGG GTGGTGTCCCCCCCAATGTGGATCCCGAGGCCTACTCCTGGTTCCAGTCAGTGGATGCCGATCACAGTGGCTATATCTCCCTCAAGGAGCTGAAGCAGGCCCTAGTCAACTCCAACTGGTCCTCGTTCAATGATGAGACATGCCTCATGATGATAA aCATGTTTGACAAGACCAAGTCTGGCCGCATTGATGTCGTGGGCTTCTCCGCCCTGTGGAAATTCCTCCAGCAGTGGAAGAGCCTCTTCCAGCAGTATGACCGGGACCGCTCTGGATCCATCAGCTCCGCAGAGCTGCAGCAAG ctctgtcccAGATGGGCTACAACCTGAGCCCTCAGTTCACCCAGCTCCTGGTCTCCCGCTACTGCCCGCGCTCCGCCACTCCGGCCATGCAGCTCGACTGCTTCATCAAGGTGTGCACCCAGCTGCAGGTGCTGACCGAGGCCTTCCGGGAGAAGGACACCGCTGTGCAGGGCCACGTTCGGCTCAGCTTTGAGGACTTCGTCACCATGACAGCTTCTCGGATGCTATGA
- the Hcrtr1 gene encoding orexin receptor type 1, with amino-acid sequence MEPSATPGAQPRIPTGSGEPFPLPPDYEDEFLRYLWRDYLYPKQYEWVLIVAYVAVFLIALVGNTLVCLAVWRNHHMRTVTNYFIVNLSLADVLVTAICLPASLLVDITESWLFGHALCKVIPYLQAVSVSVAVLTLSFIALDRWYAICHPLLFKSTARRARGSILGIWAVSLAVMVPQAAVMECSSVLPELANRTRLFSVCDEHWADELYPKIYHSCFFIVTYLAPLGLMAMAYFQIFRKLWGRQIPGTTSALVRNWKRPSEQLEAQHQGLCAEPQPRARAFLAEVKQIRARRKTAKMLMVVLLVFALCYLPISVLNVLKRVFGMFRQASDREAIYACFTFSHWLVYANSAANPIIYNFLSGKFREQFKAAFSCCLPGLGPRSSARHKSLQSRCSVSRVSEHVVLTSVTTVLS; translated from the exons ATGGAACCCTCGGCCACTCCCGGGGCCCAGCCCCGCATCCCCACGGGCAGCGGggaaccctttccccttcctccagacTATGAAGATGAGTTCCTCCGCTACCTGTGGCGCGATTATCTCTACCCGAAGCAGTACGAGTGGGTTCTCATCGTGGCCTACGTGGCCGTGTTCCTCATAGCCTTGGTGGGCAACACGCTGG TCTGCCTGGCTGTGTGGAGGAACCACCACATGAGGACAGTCACCAATTACTTCATTGTCAACCTGTCCCTGGCAGATGTGCTGGTGACtgccatctgcctgcctgccagcctgttAGTGGACATCACTGAATCGTGGCTCTTCGGCCATGCCTTGTGCAAGGTCATCCCCTACCTACAG GCCGTGTCTGTGTCCGTGGCCGTGCTGACCCTCAGCTTCATCGCCCTGGACCGCTGGTACGCCATCTGCCACCCGCTGTTGTTCAAGAGCACAGCTCGCCGGGCCCGTGGCTCCATTCTGGGCATCTGGGCTGTGTCGCTGGCTGTCATGGTGCCCCAGGCTGCTGTCATGGAGTGCAGCAGTGTGCTGCCCGAGCTAGCCAATCGCACCCGGCTCTTCTCTGTCTGTGACGAACACTGGGCAG ACGAGCTCTACCCCAAGATCTACCACAGCTGCTTCTTCATTGTTACCTACCTGGCCCCGCTGGGCCTCATGGCCATGGCTTACTTCCAGATCTTCCGTAAGCTCTGGGGCCGCCAG ATCCCTGGTACCACATCAGCCCTGGTGCGGAACTGGAAGCGGCCCTCAGAGCAACTGGAGGCTCAGCACCAGGGCCTGTGTGCAGAGCCCCAGCCCCGCGCCCGAGCCTTCCTGGCCGAGGTGAAGCAGATTCGAGCTCGGAGGAAGACGGCCAAGATGCTAATGGTGGTTCTGCTGGTTTTTGCGCTCTGTTATCTGCCCATCAGTGTCCTCAATGTCCTTAAGAG AGTGTTCGGGATGTTCCGCCAAGCCAGTGACCGGGAAGCCATCTACGCCTGCTTTACCTTCTCTCACTGGCTGGTCTACGCCAACAGTGCCGCCAACCCCATCATCTACAACTTCCTCAGTG GCAAATTTCGGGAGCAGTTTAAGGCCGCcttctcctgctgcctgcctggtCTGGGTCCCCGCTCCTCTGCCAGACACAAGTCCTTGCAGAGCCGGTGTTCTGTCTCCAGAGTCTCTGAGCACGTCGTGCTGACCAGCGTCACCACAGTGCTGTCCTAA